The following proteins are co-located in the Anser cygnoides isolate HZ-2024a breed goose chromosome 32, Taihu_goose_T2T_genome, whole genome shotgun sequence genome:
- the TESPA1 gene encoding protein TESPA1 isoform X1 — MEGASVLSPSSWEKRRAWVRQSRCWRTTVVEEEAAAAMQDVPELQPPHLDDVFLEGSSSSKIETWLQHCGSSVEVLPEELGLLGPYGCGSSGASFEDDLTLGAEAPLCFPFPALLLPGNDKATGRALRGKQLNLGHSMASSALSSVTNKTSSSISEVLEWRQADAEEILYNLGFVQSEPGAVARIPARFFSAPSQAKGIDFQLFLKAQVRRMEMEDPCLMLASRFQQVQALAATADAFFCLYSYVSKTPVQRISPSRLAWADPDVPDIRVSPAQPAVLSPGDRLKKAVAKMCLYTAPRAGDSPRGAGALGRVVQEVLERAREERFRFDPPDGERGERDIGGVPLGTHGAPGSPPAPPWPERGVPKCHRQPGLSPRLAPEGMEPAEERPHCLSPLAGCLPWAGGAPCPVGTGQGGAEDRQLWADVASSPAPCAVATHGGWVCATPEQPGAEGDSGFGSSPWGTSPGRKEGAQPPGEPLDSCGASSPWSHQPRDGGQRARRSRGRHREGDPRDTRWWQGDAPGLQPPGKAPAVGGLSPHHPSWAERRCGEAPDSFEMEEVPSAGEDDGDAHEEAGCFFPPSLRVRRSLMLQGCSGHSDSSGFVEEPLPEQTP; from the exons ATGGAGGGCGCCTCGGTGCTCAGCCCGTCCTCGTGGGAGAAGCGGCGCGCCTGGGTCAGGCAGAGCCGCTGCTGGCGGACCacggtggtggaggaggaggcggccgcTGCCATGCAGGACGTCCccgagctgcagcccccccacctGGACGACGTCTTCCTTGAAG GAAGCTCCTCCAGCAAGATAGAGACGTGGCTGCAGCACTGCGg GTCATCCGTGGAGGTGCTGCCGGAGGAGCTGGGCTTGCTGGGACCCTACG GCTGCGGGAGCAGCGGCGCCAGCTTCGAGGACGATCTGACGCTGGGAGCTGAAG CAcctctctgcttcccttttccagctcttctgCTACCGGGGAATGACAAAGCCACCGGCAG ggctctgcGGGGCAAGCAGCTCAACCTGGGGCACAGCATGGCATCCAGCGCCCTCTCCAGCGTCACCAACAAGACCAGCTCCAG CATCTCCGAGGTGCTGGAGTGGCGGCAGGCGGACGCCGAGGAAATCCTCTACAACCTGGGCTTCGTGCAGAGCGAGCCGGGCGCCGTGGCTCGCATCCCCGCGCGCTTCTTCTCGGCGCCCTCGCAGGCCAAGGGCATCGActtccagctcttcctgaaGGCCCAGGTGCGGCGCATGGAGATGGAGGACCCCTGCCTGATGCTGGCCA gtcgcTTCCAGCAGGTCCAAGCTCTGGCCGCCACAGCCGACGCGTTCTTCTGCCTCTACTCCTACGTCTCCAAGACCCCCGTGCAGCGCATCTCCCCCTCGCGCCTCGCCTGGGCCGACCCCGACGTCCCCGATATCCGCGTCTCCCCCGCCCAGCCCGCCGTCCTCTCGCCCGGGGACCGCCTGAAGAAGGCCGTGGCCAAAATGTGCCTGTACACGGCCCCCCGCGCCGGGGACAGCCCGCGGGGGGCCGGCGCCCTGGGCAGGGtggtgcaggaggtgctggagcgGGCCAGGGAGGAGAGGTTTCGCTTCGACCCCCCCGATGGCGAGCGTGGGGAAAGGGACATTGGCGGGGTGCCCCTGGGGACGCACGGAGCCCCGGGGTCTCCGCCGGCACCCCCGTGGCCGGAGCggggtgtccccaagtgtcACCGGCAGCCGGGGCTGTCCCCAAGGCTGGCCCCAGAGGGGATGGAGCCTGCCGAGGAGCGTCCCCATTGCCTGAGCCCTTTGGCGGGGTGTCTGCcgtgggctgggggtgctccGTGCCCcgtggggacaggacagggggGCGCAGAGGACAGGCAGCTGTGGGCGGACGTCGCCTCGTCCCCAGCTCCGTGCGCCGTGGCCACCCATGGCGGGTGGGTGTGCGCCACCCCCGAGCAGCCGGGAGCCGAGGGGGACTCCGGTTTTGGCTCCAGCCCCTGGGGGACCTCCCccgggaggaaggaaggggccCAGCCCCCCGGCGAGCCCCTGGACTCCTGCGGGGCATCGTCCCCTTGGTCCCACCAGCCAAGAGATGGAGGCCAACGGGCCCGGCGGAGCAGGGGACGGCACCGGGAGGGTGACCCAAGGGACACCAGATGGTGGCAGGGGGATGCaccggggctgcagccccccgggaaGGCTCCGGCGGTGGGGGGGCTCTCCCCCCATCATCCCAGCTGGGCAGAGAggcgctgcggggaggccccggACTCCTTCGAGATGGAAGAG GTGCCGAGTGCTGGCGAGGACGACGGCGATGCCCACGAGGAAGCCGGctgcttcttccctccctccctgcggGTCCGGAGAA GCTTGATGCTGCAGGGGTGCAGCGGCCACTCCGACAGCAGCGGCTTCGTGGAGGAGCCGCTGCCCGAGCAGACGCCATGA
- the TESPA1 gene encoding protein TESPA1 isoform X2, with the protein MEGASVLSPSSWEKRRAWVRQSRCWRTTVVEEEAAAAMQDVPELQPPHLDDVFLEGSSSSKIETWLQHCGSSVEVLPEELGLLGPYGCGSSGASFEDDLTLGAEALLLPGNDKATGRALRGKQLNLGHSMASSALSSVTNKTSSSISEVLEWRQADAEEILYNLGFVQSEPGAVARIPARFFSAPSQAKGIDFQLFLKAQVRRMEMEDPCLMLASRFQQVQALAATADAFFCLYSYVSKTPVQRISPSRLAWADPDVPDIRVSPAQPAVLSPGDRLKKAVAKMCLYTAPRAGDSPRGAGALGRVVQEVLERAREERFRFDPPDGERGERDIGGVPLGTHGAPGSPPAPPWPERGVPKCHRQPGLSPRLAPEGMEPAEERPHCLSPLAGCLPWAGGAPCPVGTGQGGAEDRQLWADVASSPAPCAVATHGGWVCATPEQPGAEGDSGFGSSPWGTSPGRKEGAQPPGEPLDSCGASSPWSHQPRDGGQRARRSRGRHREGDPRDTRWWQGDAPGLQPPGKAPAVGGLSPHHPSWAERRCGEAPDSFEMEEVPSAGEDDGDAHEEAGCFFPPSLRVRRSLMLQGCSGHSDSSGFVEEPLPEQTP; encoded by the exons ATGGAGGGCGCCTCGGTGCTCAGCCCGTCCTCGTGGGAGAAGCGGCGCGCCTGGGTCAGGCAGAGCCGCTGCTGGCGGACCacggtggtggaggaggaggcggccgcTGCCATGCAGGACGTCCccgagctgcagcccccccacctGGACGACGTCTTCCTTGAAG GAAGCTCCTCCAGCAAGATAGAGACGTGGCTGCAGCACTGCGg GTCATCCGTGGAGGTGCTGCCGGAGGAGCTGGGCTTGCTGGGACCCTACG GCTGCGGGAGCAGCGGCGCCAGCTTCGAGGACGATCTGACGCTGGGAGCTGAAG ctcttctgCTACCGGGGAATGACAAAGCCACCGGCAG ggctctgcGGGGCAAGCAGCTCAACCTGGGGCACAGCATGGCATCCAGCGCCCTCTCCAGCGTCACCAACAAGACCAGCTCCAG CATCTCCGAGGTGCTGGAGTGGCGGCAGGCGGACGCCGAGGAAATCCTCTACAACCTGGGCTTCGTGCAGAGCGAGCCGGGCGCCGTGGCTCGCATCCCCGCGCGCTTCTTCTCGGCGCCCTCGCAGGCCAAGGGCATCGActtccagctcttcctgaaGGCCCAGGTGCGGCGCATGGAGATGGAGGACCCCTGCCTGATGCTGGCCA gtcgcTTCCAGCAGGTCCAAGCTCTGGCCGCCACAGCCGACGCGTTCTTCTGCCTCTACTCCTACGTCTCCAAGACCCCCGTGCAGCGCATCTCCCCCTCGCGCCTCGCCTGGGCCGACCCCGACGTCCCCGATATCCGCGTCTCCCCCGCCCAGCCCGCCGTCCTCTCGCCCGGGGACCGCCTGAAGAAGGCCGTGGCCAAAATGTGCCTGTACACGGCCCCCCGCGCCGGGGACAGCCCGCGGGGGGCCGGCGCCCTGGGCAGGGtggtgcaggaggtgctggagcgGGCCAGGGAGGAGAGGTTTCGCTTCGACCCCCCCGATGGCGAGCGTGGGGAAAGGGACATTGGCGGGGTGCCCCTGGGGACGCACGGAGCCCCGGGGTCTCCGCCGGCACCCCCGTGGCCGGAGCggggtgtccccaagtgtcACCGGCAGCCGGGGCTGTCCCCAAGGCTGGCCCCAGAGGGGATGGAGCCTGCCGAGGAGCGTCCCCATTGCCTGAGCCCTTTGGCGGGGTGTCTGCcgtgggctgggggtgctccGTGCCCcgtggggacaggacagggggGCGCAGAGGACAGGCAGCTGTGGGCGGACGTCGCCTCGTCCCCAGCTCCGTGCGCCGTGGCCACCCATGGCGGGTGGGTGTGCGCCACCCCCGAGCAGCCGGGAGCCGAGGGGGACTCCGGTTTTGGCTCCAGCCCCTGGGGGACCTCCCccgggaggaaggaaggggccCAGCCCCCCGGCGAGCCCCTGGACTCCTGCGGGGCATCGTCCCCTTGGTCCCACCAGCCAAGAGATGGAGGCCAACGGGCCCGGCGGAGCAGGGGACGGCACCGGGAGGGTGACCCAAGGGACACCAGATGGTGGCAGGGGGATGCaccggggctgcagccccccgggaaGGCTCCGGCGGTGGGGGGGCTCTCCCCCCATCATCCCAGCTGGGCAGAGAggcgctgcggggaggccccggACTCCTTCGAGATGGAAGAG GTGCCGAGTGCTGGCGAGGACGACGGCGATGCCCACGAGGAAGCCGGctgcttcttccctccctccctgcggGTCCGGAGAA GCTTGATGCTGCAGGGGTGCAGCGGCCACTCCGACAGCAGCGGCTTCGTGGAGGAGCCGCTGCCCGAGCAGACGCCATGA
- the PPP1R1A gene encoding protein phosphatase 1 regulatory subunit 1A encodes MEPNSPRKIQFTVPLLEPHLDPEAAEQIRRRRPTPANLVLSSDQSSPEIDEDRLPNPLLKSGLAMSPRQRKKVSRTTPTMKELQMMVEHHLCKQAQGEEEEEEEAAAAGQEHGPGCCHHGDAGDTEHSHSPGGTCPLARAQPTHEGGPGPGERTHGDGRQSLAEEGTHIAPEEGKGAASSQ; translated from the exons ATGGAGCCCAACAGCCCCCGCAAGATCCAGTTCACGGTGCCGCTCCTGGAGCCGCACCTCGACCCCGAGGCGGCGGAGCag ATCCGCAGGCGCCGACCGACGCCGGCCaacctggtgctgagcagcgaCCAATCGTCCCCAG AGATCGATGAGGACCGGCTCCCCAACCCCCTGCTGAAG TCGGGTCTGGCCATGTCCCCCAGGCAGAGGAAGAAGGTGTCCCGCACCACCCCGACCATGAAAG agctgcagatgaTGGTGGAGCACCACCTGTGCAAGCAGGCGCagggcgaggaagaggaggaggaggaggcggccgccgccggccaGGAGCACGGCCCCGGCTGCTGCCACCACGGTGACGCCGGTGACACCGAGCACAGCCACAGCCCCGGGGGCACCTGCCCGCTGGCCCGGGCTCAGCCCACGCATGAAGGCGGCCCGGGGCCCGGTGAGA GGACCCACGGGGACGGGCGGCAAAGCCTGGCCGAGGAGGGCACCCATATAGCACCGGAGGAGGGCAagggtgctgccagcagccagtAG